Proteins from one Plodia interpunctella isolate USDA-ARS_2022_Savannah chromosome 3, ilPloInte3.2, whole genome shotgun sequence genomic window:
- the LOC128683454 gene encoding uncharacterized protein LOC128683454, producing the protein MRAVWTVVLVRAIHLAMDISESRRLISLYKEFKCLWDPKDSNYTNRGVRDDAWRQISREMGNKSIENLKKKMRSLAGGYRREKYREKQSRITGSGAQDTYKSKWFAYDDFDFMADKNEPGTTRDTLEHVESDTTEGVNTTVSENENSNISSDIQPERANHHTEQSREHNDQNAQTSVQTTNKRTKKRKKTTSNNADDISDETLSEAFQLLQQCAQPPQPETDSYIAFGQYISTELRKYDAVTLANVKNAICQVIFQADTGRYGDSNYGYYTNSYPGTPIASTSSQSQSLQPQNYPAPIPQTSPSAHLASNSSQSQFEKPQDYSLPQSSPN; encoded by the exons ATGCGCGCGGTGTGGACGGTTGTGTTGGTTCGCGCGATCCACCTCGCCATGGACATCTCAGAAAGTCGCCGTTTGATATCGCtttataaagaatttaaatgtttatgggATCCCAAAGATTCTAATTACACCAATAGAGGTGTTAGAGATGATGCTTGGCGTCAGATTTCTCGTGAAATGGGGAATAAGTCGATCGAGAacctaaagaaaaaaatgcgaTCTCTGGCGGGAGGCTACAGAAGGGAGAAATACAGAGAGAAGCAAAGCCGTATAACTGGATCCG GTGCTCAAGATACATATAAATCAAAGTGGTTTGCGTATGATGACTTCGACTTTATGGCGGATAAAAATGAACCCGGAACCACACGCGATACATTGGAACAT GTAGAATCTGATACGACTGAAGGGGTTAATACTACAGTGAGCGAAAACGAGAACAGTAACATTAGTAGTGACATACAACCGGAGAGAGCCAACCACCACACAGAGCAGAGTAGAGAGCACAATGATCAGAATGCACAAACCAGTGtccaaacaacaaacaaaagaacaaaaaaaagaaagaaaactacTTCTAATAATGCAGATGACATATCAGATGAAACTCTTTCAGAGGCTTTCCAACTTCTGCAACAATGTGCTCAGCCACCACAACCGGAAACTGATTCTTACATTGCTTTCGGGCAGTATATATCTACTGAATTGCGGAAATATGATGCAGTAACATTAgctaatgtcaaaaatgctATATGCCAAGTTATTTTTCAAGCTGACACAGGAAGATATGGGGATAGCAATTATGGATATTACACTAATTCATATCCTGGCACACCAATAGCATCCACTTCATCACAGTCCCAGTCTCTACAACCTCAAAATTATCCAGCTCCAATTCCACAGACATCACCGTCTGCTCATCTAGCCTCCAATTCATCGCAGTCCCAGTTTGAGAAACCTCAGGATTATTCACTTCCACAGTCATCACCgaattaa
- the LOC128683450 gene encoding uncharacterized protein LOC128683450, translating to MESHVQRRRLAVAAVTFILLKCLRKKSQKRKRRFWVKQIYKNRLESGNQLYAELVSDKVEHNFARMNANQFEILCSLLNNKLRKNDTNYRDAITVKERLLLTLRFLATGDSYVSLQYLFRISKQSISKIIPEVCEAIIDLLNDYVKVPSTEEEWRTVSQQFENKWNFPHVIGAMDGKHVAIQSPFNSGNDFDNYKLFPSIVLFALVDANYRFLYVNVGTKGRISDGGVFKSTNLYKKLEKKELNIPPPEILQVPYKIEVPYYILGDKAFQLNDYTMKPYDGTRERGSCERIFNYRLSRARRVVENAFGVLSSVYRVLRKPMLLEPETATKVVLATVHLYNYLRSNPNFISPGTFDTVQENGDVIPGSWRNEPPSQSLQPMAVVPRRATENATTLRSHLARHFVTNHTIVWQNEYQ from the exons ATGGAGTCACACGTACAACGGCGGCGTCTTGCCGTTGCAGcagtaacttttattttgcttAAATGCTTGcgcaaaaaatcacaaaaaagaaaacgacGGTTTTGGGtgaaacaaatttacaaaaatcgcTTGGAATCTGGGAATCAGCTGTACGCAGAGTTAGTGTCAGATAAAGTTGAACACAATTTTGCAAGAATGAATGCTAATCAATTTGAGATATTGTGTTCATTATTGAATAACAAGCTAAGAAAGAATGATACAAATTATAGAGATGCCATTACTGTGAAGGAAAGATTATTACTAACATTGAGATTTTTAGCAACTGGAGATTCGTATGTCAGTTTGCAGTATCTGTTCCGCATTTCCAAACAGTCTATATCGAAAATTATTCCTGAAGTTTGTGAAGCCATCATTGACCTGTTAAATGATTATGTAAAG GTGCCGTCAACTGAAGAAGAATGGCGTACAGTTTCTCAGCAATTCGAGAATAAGTGGAATTTCCCACACGTGATAGGAGCGATGGACGGCAAACACGTCGCTATACAATCGCCTTTCAATAGTGGCAACGACTttgataattacaaattatttcctAGTATTGTTCTTTTTGCATTAGTAGATGCAAATTATAGGTTCTTGTATGTGAATGTTGGGACTAAAGGCAGAATATCAGATGGAGGCGTGTTCAAAagcacaaatttatataaaaaacttgaaaaaaaagagCTAAATATTCCTCCACCGGAGATATTGCAAGTTCCCTATAAAATTGAGGTACCCTATTATATACTAGGTGATAAAGCTTTTCAGCTTAATGATTATACTATGAAACCATACGATGGTACACGGGAAAGGGGTTcttgtgaaagaattttcaaCTACCGACTGTCAAGAGCACGTAGAGTAGTTGAAAACGCGTTTGGAGTACTTAGTTCTGTCTACAGAGTCCTGCGTAAACCTATGCTTTTGGAACCAGAAACTGCGACTAAAGTCGTGCTGGCAACGGTTCATCTATATAACTACTTACGCAGTAATCCTAACTTTATATCGCCAGGAACGTTTGATACAGTACAGGAGAATGGAGATGTAATACCTGGAAGCTGGCGAAATGAACCGCCATCACAATCGCTACAACCGATGGCCGTCGTACCAAGAAGAGCAACAGAAAATGCCACTACATTACGGTCCCACTTAGCAAGACACTTTGTTACAAACCATACAATAGTTTGGCAAAATGAATATCAGTAA